DNA from Scheffersomyces stipitis CBS 6054 chromosome 1, whole genome shotgun sequence:
GGTCTGGAAGTATTCTGGCTTTAATAATACAGACAAAATGGCTTCACAGATTCTGTTTATCTTGGAATCcttgaagtcttcaacgacttctttgtttctaATTATTCTCTTGACGGTGTTGTGCACATCTTGGGGTTCTGGAGTCTGAGCTTGAGTCTGAGCTTTTGATTGCGAAATACTCAATTGGTTAAGTTTATCAAGAACAGGTCCTGTTTCATGGATAGTTTCCCTATACTTTGATTTAGACGTATCTTCTTCGTGTAAGCACGAGACGAACAAGTCCAAATGTTCcaccttcttgatttgCTTGACAAAGAATTCGACGTTAGAAAAGAATAACTCTGGATCGTAGTCATGAAGTATGTCCAAGTCAATTCTGTGTGTTCGACAAGCCAAGAAGGCATCTTTGTagttcttttccttgatgAACTTCCGGACTCCCGACAACACCATTATTCTTGGGCAGATAGTTTCCAAGTTCCCTCTTGGAGATTCCAAGACAACAGAATACTTCGATGGCATAGCATTTACCAACCACGAGCCTCTTTCGATCTGTCTTACTCTTTCATCTACAGATTCAGTGGTTGTATTTTGGTAAACTTCGTAGTCGAATTTGCCATTAGCAGTAGCTAAGTGGATAAAACACAACTGCGATTGGGCATTAGTGAAGAGTAAGTGTGATTCCGTAACCTTAATTGACGTAACTGCTGAAGCCACTTGTGTCTCTCCAGCATACAATTTACCGTTCGAAGAAAGACCAAATGCGGTATGCTTATTTCCAGAATATTCATCTCCAGGTGTTGTGACCAATTCGTAATCACGACACAACTGAGGGAACTTACAAATCTCATCTATGTCTTGAGCAGCATTGATCAAATATATGGTGCCATCTACAGCCTCAGCAGTGACAGCTTCAAAGTCAGCCAGCGATTTCATAATCACAAGCTTGGGAGAAACATCGATAGACTCGTTGAAAGTAGGATTAGCGATATCGTCTACTTCAAAAGCAACAACTTTGGTATAACCTACTCcatcaacagcaataaGGACCAAAGAGTCCTTGATAAAGGCGATTTGCTTGGCTACTTCGTTATTGTCGGTAATAATCAAGTTGCTACTGATTTTACTGGCTATCTTGGGATGTTTACCGTTCTTTGCATCGGCGATAGCAAAATGACTTAAGTAGACATCGTTGGTGCTGGTCAAAATGGCATACTTTTCGTTACATTTACTGACAGCCAAGTCTGATATAGGATCTTCCACTTCCAATTCTCTGAAACTTATTGGTGGAGGGACGTTGGCAATAGACAAAGGAGTTATCTTAGCAATGTTTCCGTCAGTGACAAGAGTCATTCCGAGATCATGTCCGATATGGGTAGGGCCAGTAACAACTCTGAGGGCAAGATCGACGACCTGGATGCCTGAATGTGACGTACCAATCATCAAGTGCAAAGGCTTTTCTGGATGGAATTTGGCAAAAATAACCTGGTTCTCAGGTACAAGTGACTGATTAATGTGCAATTCCTGCTTCAAGTACCAGTGGTAGTTCTTGGATGTCCATAACTGGACTCTATTATGCAATTGTATTAAGAGGATTTCGCTATCAGAAGACCAATCCAAGCCGTTGATACCTTCAGTGAAAGGATTTAATCTGGTATTAAACTGGCCATGTCTCAAGCCGTTTCGTTCGTAGAATACCAAGTCTAGGGCCTGGTCACCATCAGGGTCAACATGTCTCTGCGTTGAGGCAATCAACGCACCCTGTGGTTTCCATGCTAAGTTGTGTTCCAAGCCATCTACAGCTTCGTTAACACTATCCAACTCTCCCTCACGAGTAAATACTCTGACGACTCTTCTGTCGTACATATCTCCTATGTCTTCAACCAACACAGATTCAGTGGTGGTAACTGCAAAATACTCGCAGTCACCTCTCCAACTAATCTTAGTGGAAAAGTCGTCGAACTGAGACAACGTACCCTGTTCAACCTCGGCTACAGTAGGATCCCGCAATGGTGTGTCTTCTTTCAACTCCAAGCCAGCATGTTTCAAGGCCTCTTTTTCACGCTCCAAAGCTTTGAATCCTCTTCCTTTGAATTGGGTCTCCTTTTTACCCCAGCCTACCGCAACATGCTTCGAGTCAGTGATTTTGATATCGTTGGGATCCAATTCCCTCTCACTAAGAGGTTCAAAGAGTCTGGAAAGTAACAATAACTTGTTTTCTACAGTGACAATTGCCAACGTCTCTTCATCAGGTGACCATTGAGAAGCCAACAAACCCACATCTATGGAACCTACAATTTCCACTATAGTGGTGTCATATTCTGGATTGCTCATATCGTAGCTGGCTGTAATAAGATCCCCATTGCTCAACACAAATACCAATTGGGCAGAGTCTACAAAATGATTGAAactcaacaacttggacaGGGGATCAGATATAGGGAAAGATGCCAAAACCAATACCTGCTCATTTTTCATAAATTGTTGGACTTCTATAGTGGCAGATTCTTCGGAGTACAATACAATAGTAATACTGTCGGACACAGTGTCAAACACCGAATCAACTAGAGCTAAGTCTGGATATGTCCGAGACTGAGGGTCAATGGTGCCTCGGTTAAGAACAATCAAGTTTCTCATTTTGGAAGCTGAACCTTAGGAAATGGACTAGAGTAGTAACAATATCTAGTTGCAAAAGAGTACTAACTATAGCTCATCGATATAtgaaaaaattggaagCTC
Protein-coding regions in this window:
- the ELP1 gene encoding RNA polymerase II Elongator subunit; the protein is MRNLIVLNRGTIDPQSRTYPDLALVDSVFDTVSDSITIVLYSEESATIEVQQFMKNEQVLVLASFPISDPSSKLLSFNHFVDSAQLVFVLSNGDLITASYDMSNPEYDTTIVEIVGSIDVGLLASQWSPDEETLAIVTVENKLLLLSRLFEPLSERELDPNDIKITDSKHVAVGWGKKETQFKGRGFKALEREKEALKHAGLELKEDTPLRDPTVAEVEQGTLSQFDDFSTKISWRGDCEYFAVTTTESVLVEDIGDMYDRRVVRVFTREGELDSVNEAVDGLEHNLAWKPQGALIASTQRHVDPDGDQALDLVFYERNGLRHGQFNTRLNPFTEGINGLDWSSDSEILLIQLHNRVQLWTSKNYHWYLKQELHINQSLVPENQVIFAKFHPEKPLHLMIGTSHSGIQVVDLALRVVTGPTHIGHDLGMTLVTDGNIAKITPLSIANVPPPISFRELEVEDPISDLAVSKCNEKYAILTSTNDVYLSHFAIADAKNGKHPKIASKISSNLIITDNNEVAKQIAFIKDSLVLIAVDGVGYTKVVAFEVDDIANPTFNESIDVSPKLVIMKSSADFEAVTAEAVDGTIYLINAAQDIDEICKFPQLCRDYELVTTPGDEYSGNKHTAFGLSSNGKLYAGETQVASAVTSIKVTESHLLFTNAQSQLCFIHLATANGKFDYEVYQNTTTESVDERVRQIERGSWLVNAMPSKYSVVLESPRGNLETICPRIMVLSGVRKFIKEKNYKDAFLACRTHRIDLDILHDYDPELFFSNVEFFVKQIKKVEHLDLFVSCLHEEDTSKSKYRETIHETGPVLDKLNQLSISQSKAQTQAQTPEPQDVHNTVKRIIRNKEVVEDFKDSKINRICEAILSVLLKPEYFQTYLQTIITAYACEKPPNLSAALKLIGGFENPEQVEQSVTHLCFLQDVNKLYNTALGLYDVRLTLAISQQSQKDPKEYLPFLQNLHIQKELRRKFLIDDYLKNYEKALDSLHQEGEDSEQEFDDYVVAHSLYKYALNIYKYDDKRSNDVLRLYADYLNHQQNFAEAAISYEYLGDFENALENHILGKKWKEALAITERPEYSSKMVVTAERLVSSLTEDHKYAEAAVIEFQFLGNLEEAIKLYCKNYYYDEAILLSFKQKKPELIETVVDTQLNEGFGTIAELLADCKGQMNSQLRRLRELRAKKAEDPYSFYGVPDELDTPDNVSVAASETSTTPSFFTRYTGKTSGTAKTGASRRTTKNKKREERKRAKGRKGTIYEEEYLIKSVGRLLERLEQTEPDAIRLIEGLIRRHMKEKAYQIQKNWSELIDFITENVVEIHNMSEKDRERIDDNGEVYLIPEIPVPTIREFPKKNILDY